TATGCGAAATTTGAAAAAGATCTTTTTGTTGAAGTAACGAGGCTAAGGTCATCAGGTATGGAAGCGAAAACACCAGAAGATGTTAATAAGATTGAAAGAAACATAAGAAGTATAATGGGAGATATAAAAGTAGCAGTTGAAGCATATCCAAACCCACAAACAGCAGGATTGGTATCAAACATCATGCACTCAATATCAGATATAGAAGGCGATGCAGCAAGGTATAGATACACTTACAACAACATAGTCCAAGAATTC
This genomic window from Spirochaetota bacterium contains:
- a CDS encoding LemA family protein, with amino-acid sequence YAKFEKDLFVEVTRLRSSGMEAKTPEDVNKIERNIRSIMGDIKVAVEAYPNPQTAGLVSNIMHSISDIEGDAARYRYTYNNIVQEFNTICDRFPSNIVASMLGFKKEQYLEIEKEAVEKIPNTSFY